A region from the Kineothrix sp. IPX-CK genome encodes:
- a CDS encoding ABC transporter permease gives MAIRAGAKERTGKFVKNQCLGFVSFLIFWEICHLLLNTHTVPSPLETLAYMLTVPGKLILHCGASLLRVLAAIGISLIIGVPAGMLLGVNETCKNLLSPFLYFIYPMPKIAFLPIFMLLFGLGNTSKIILMIWIIIFQMILSVRDGVEQILPLHFKVMDSFCAASGQRYRYLIFPAILPQIFSGLRISIGITLASLFFAENYAATYGIGYYILSAWTKMNYVEMFGGILAIGLLGIILFDLLDSLERFSAPWLKRNAAAR, from the coding sequence ATGGCTATTCGAGCGGGGGCTAAGGAAAGAACGGGGAAGTTTGTTAAGAATCAGTGTTTAGGCTTTGTCAGCTTTCTTATTTTCTGGGAGATCTGTCATCTGCTTTTAAATACTCATACGGTGCCCTCTCCCCTGGAAACGCTTGCGTACATGCTGACGGTTCCGGGAAAGCTGATCCTTCATTGCGGTGCCAGCCTGCTGAGAGTTCTGGCGGCAATTGGTATTTCTCTTATAATAGGAGTTCCGGCAGGCATGCTTCTGGGTGTAAACGAGACGTGCAAGAATCTGTTGTCTCCCTTTTTATATTTCATTTATCCTATGCCGAAGATTGCATTTCTCCCGATTTTTATGCTGCTGTTCGGCCTCGGGAATACCTCTAAGATAATCCTGATGATTTGGATCATCATATTTCAGATGATTTTATCGGTCAGGGACGGTGTGGAACAGATTTTACCGCTGCATTTTAAAGTGATGGACAGCTTTTGCGCCGCATCCGGACAAAGATACCGTTATTTGATTTTTCCGGCGATTCTTCCGCAGATTTTTTCGGGGCTGCGCATCAGTATCGGGATTACGCTGGCTTCCTTATTCTTTGCGGAAAATTATGCGGCCACATACGGTATCGGCTATTATATTTTAAGCGCATGGACGAAAATGAATTATGTGGAAATGTTCGGGGGAATTCTGGCAATCGGTCTATTAGGAATAATATTGTTCGATTTATTAGATTCATTAGAACGTTTCAGCGCGCCGTGGCTAAAGAGAAATGCCGCAGCGCGCTGA
- a CDS encoding ABC transporter ATP-binding protein has translation MKKVDLSLEQGVSYALIGKSGSGKTTMLNLIAGFLKPDEGTVSINGTRVSGPRKETAFLFQELGLFPWQTVEEAVAMPLKLRGGKQGVKEAVYCLLEKMGLEKHGNKYPQELSGGEQQRVALARTLIGGPDIILMDEPTSALDAVTKEELQRVIREEQQRRGMTLFFVTHDVEEAMRLGQYVLILKEDGKVEQRENLCYFTKDARKQLGFYEECIELRKLLKMEKEG, from the coding sequence TTGAAGAAAGTCGATCTCTCGCTGGAACAAGGAGTTTCCTACGCTTTAATCGGGAAATCGGGTTCCGGCAAAACGACGATGCTGAATTTGATCGCCGGATTTTTAAAGCCTGACGAGGGAACGGTGAGCATTAACGGGACAAGGGTGTCAGGACCGAGGAAGGAAACGGCATTTCTTTTTCAGGAGTTAGGACTCTTTCCATGGCAGACGGTAGAGGAAGCGGTTGCTATGCCTCTCAAGCTGAGGGGCGGGAAGCAGGGGGTGAAAGAGGCTGTCTATTGCCTGCTTGAGAAAATGGGACTAGAAAAGCATGGGAACAAGTATCCGCAGGAGTTGAGCGGAGGAGAACAGCAGAGGGTAGCGCTTGCGAGAACTTTAATCGGCGGTCCCGATATTATCTTGATGGACGAGCCTACTTCCGCGCTGGATGCGGTAACTAAGGAAGAACTGCAGAGAGTGATCAGGGAGGAACAGCAAAGGCGGGGGATGACGCTGTTTTTCGTGACACACGATGTGGAGGAGGCAATGCGGCTAGGGCAGTATGTCCTCATTTTGAAAGAGGACGGAAAGGTAGAACAGAGAGAGAATCTCTGTTATTTTACCAAAGATGCCAGAAAACAGTTAGGTTTTTATGAGGAATGTATTGAATTAAGGAAGCTGTTAAAAATGGAGAAAGAAGGATAA
- a CDS encoding ABC transporter ATP-binding protein gives MFIYPRIRQVSSVKNNRIVKKGVLKRLIRIMFGFYPVMLPIVVVCIIFNAVISSIPSIFMQNIIALVERSWQKGDWQSVAARITGFVLLLAVCYILSLAAAFAYNRMMAVITQGSLKKLRVKMFRGMQNLPVRYFDSNNHGDIMSYYTNDIDTLRQMISQSIPQLMMSGIAVMTLFCIMMYYSIWMTFVVLLGVFIMYRVTKKVGGGSAKYFLRQQVALGKVEGFVEEMMNGQKVVKVFGHEEESKSEFDRINDSLFSDAERANKYANTLGPILNNIGNMLYVVVALTGGFFLLAKVPNVSFSGLAFGISIVVPFLNMTRQFAGNINQVSQQINAVVMGLAGASRIFGLIDEEPEPDEGCVTLVNAREVDGEIVECAERTKMWAWKYPHGDGSVTYTRLAGDVRMENVDFGYVPDKTILHDITLYAEPGQKIAFVGATGAGKTTITNLINRFYDIAEGEIHYDGININKIKKTDLRHSLGIVLQDTNLFTGTVMENIRYGKLDASDEECREAAKLAGAHDFITRLPQGYETLLAGNGANLSQGQRQLLAIARAAVADPPAMILDEATSSIDTRTEAIVQRGMDALMKGRTVFVIAHRLSTVKNSDVIMVLEHGRIVERGSHEQLIAQRGKYYQLYTGAFELE, from the coding sequence ATGTTTATATATCCCAGAATAAGGCAGGTGAGTAGTGTGAAAAATAATAGAATCGTAAAAAAGGGCGTGTTGAAGCGCTTGATCAGAATAATGTTTGGATTTTATCCGGTCATGCTGCCTATTGTAGTGGTGTGCATTATTTTCAATGCAGTAATTTCTTCCATCCCATCTATATTCATGCAAAATATTATTGCCTTGGTGGAACGCTCCTGGCAAAAAGGTGATTGGCAGTCAGTGGCGGCCCGGATTACCGGCTTTGTGCTCCTGCTGGCAGTCTGCTACATCCTTTCGCTGGCGGCGGCCTTTGCCTATAACCGGATGATGGCGGTTATTACTCAGGGTTCTTTGAAAAAGCTTCGTGTGAAAATGTTCCGCGGAATGCAGAATCTTCCGGTTCGCTATTTTGACTCGAATAATCACGGAGATATTATGAGTTACTATACCAATGACATTGATACCCTTCGCCAGATGATTTCACAAAGCATACCACAGCTAATGATGTCCGGCATTGCAGTTATGACTTTGTTTTGTATCATGATGTATTACAGCATTTGGATGACTTTTGTAGTTTTGCTTGGCGTATTCATCATGTATCGGGTTACCAAAAAGGTGGGCGGAGGCTCCGCGAAATATTTCCTGCGTCAGCAGGTGGCTCTCGGTAAGGTGGAGGGCTTTGTGGAAGAAATGATGAACGGCCAGAAGGTCGTGAAGGTATTTGGCCATGAGGAGGAAAGCAAATCGGAGTTTGACCGCATCAATGATTCACTTTTTTCGGATGCGGAGCGGGCAAATAAGTATGCCAACACGCTGGGGCCGATACTGAATAATATCGGAAATATGCTTTACGTAGTAGTAGCGCTGACGGGAGGTTTTTTCCTGCTTGCCAAGGTGCCTAATGTGAGCTTTTCCGGATTAGCCTTCGGTATCAGCATTGTCGTTCCTTTCCTGAACATGACAAGACAGTTTGCGGGCAATATTAACCAAGTGTCTCAGCAGATTAACGCAGTTGTTATGGGACTGGCGGGAGCCTCCAGAATCTTCGGGCTGATCGATGAAGAACCGGAGCCGGACGAAGGCTGCGTGACTTTGGTAAATGCCAGGGAAGTGGACGGAGAAATCGTGGAATGTGCTGAGCGTACAAAAATGTGGGCGTGGAAGTATCCTCACGGCGACGGCTCCGTTACGTATACGAGGCTGGCCGGAGACGTGAGAATGGAGAATGTAGACTTTGGCTATGTTCCCGATAAGACAATTCTTCACGATATTACCTTGTATGCGGAGCCGGGGCAGAAGATTGCCTTTGTAGGCGCTACCGGCGCCGGTAAAACGACGATTACGAATCTGATAAACCGTTTTTATGATATAGCGGAGGGTGAGATTCATTATGACGGCATAAATATCAATAAAATAAAAAAGACAGATCTTCGTCATTCTCTCGGTATTGTTTTACAGGATACCAACCTGTTTACCGGAACCGTTATGGAAAATATACGGTACGGCAAGCTGGATGCTTCGGACGAAGAGTGCAGGGAGGCGGCGAAGCTGGCGGGAGCCCACGATTTCATTACCCGGCTGCCGCAAGGCTATGAAACGCTTCTTGCCGGCAACGGGGCGAATCTGTCGCAGGGGCAGAGGCAGTTATTAGCTATTGCCAGAGCGGCCGTGGCGGATCCGCCGGCTATGATTCTGGATGAAGCCACATCTTCCATCGATACCCGTACGGAGGCTATTGTTCAGCGGGGCATGGATGCCTTGATGAAGGGCCGTACTGTGTTTGTAATAGCGCACAGACTTTCTACGGTAAAGAATTCCGACGTGATTATGGTGCTGGAACATGGACGTATTGTTGAAAGAGGCAGCCATGAGCAGTTGATCGCGCAGAGAGGTAAATATTATCAATTGTATACAGGAGCTTTTGAATTAGAATGA
- a CDS encoding polysaccharide deacetylase family protein, with amino-acid sequence MSFTALVYHEIREGTMFSPEQKHPIEVRQDYEDNLPAPLFITLENFVMQMEYLHENGYHTLTLEEVRNYYYDKATLPDKSVLLTFDDCYQSIARYAYPLLKRYGFHGVVFVVSGWLNSEKSTFMPEKSVCLTQNELEEMADVFEYANHTDSFHTRSSVAVGKLIEADDLEFSEDLDRCNAQSIVDAKDTFAYPFGLFEDRNVSLLKSKGFLLAFTTSKGPNMQETDPLLLNRTVVPYFMDLTAFKEIVG; translated from the coding sequence ATGTCATTTACAGCCCTTGTATATCATGAAATCCGCGAGGGAACTATGTTCTCTCCCGAGCAGAAACACCCTATCGAAGTAAGACAGGATTATGAAGACAATTTACCCGCTCCGCTATTCATCACTTTAGAAAACTTCGTTATGCAAATGGAATACCTGCATGAAAACGGCTACCATACCTTAACGCTTGAAGAGGTTAGAAATTACTATTATGATAAAGCAACGTTACCGGATAAGTCCGTACTATTGACCTTCGATGACTGCTATCAGTCTATCGCTCGTTACGCTTACCCCCTCTTAAAAAGATACGGATTTCACGGGGTTGTCTTCGTAGTCTCCGGCTGGCTGAACAGCGAAAAGTCCACATTTATGCCGGAGAAATCCGTATGCCTGACGCAAAATGAGCTGGAAGAGATGGCAGATGTCTTCGAATACGCCAATCATACCGACTCCTTCCACACAAGATCAAGTGTTGCAGTCGGTAAGCTGATAGAGGCTGACGATTTGGAGTTTTCCGAAGATCTGGACCGCTGTAACGCACAATCTATAGTCGATGCAAAGGATACCTTTGCCTATCCCTTCGGCTTATTCGAGGACCGCAACGTTTCGCTTCTCAAGTCAAAGGGCTTCCTCCTGGCTTTCACTACAAGCAAGGGACCAAATATGCAAGAGACAGATCCTCTTCTTTTAAATCGTACCGTCGTTCCATATTTTATGGACCTGACCGCATTTAAAGAAATTGTGGGATAA
- the aroE gene encoding shikimate dehydrogenase has product MAKCYRSELVGAFGCPIDENPTGVMEEAAFREMSLDYRYLTVKVNPGDLKAAIEGVKAFQMKGINLTIPHKVEVLRYLDELSPAASIIGAVNTVINREGKLYGENTDGKGFLQSLEDEGISPLGKRITVIGAGGAARAVAVECALAGAEKVIIINRDEVRGKELVDLLKSRTKAQTQFIPFIKGMDIPAETDILVNATSIGLYPDCDKKPEINYDTITSKMTAADVVFNDPNTRFLAEAGKRGAKAINGLGMLVNQGALNFELWTGVKPPVDVMVRTLKEEFDL; this is encoded by the coding sequence ATGGCAAAATGTTATCGTTCGGAGTTAGTCGGAGCCTTCGGCTGCCCCATTGATGAGAACCCCACCGGAGTGATGGAGGAAGCGGCGTTTCGTGAAATGAGTCTGGATTACAGATATTTGACCGTGAAAGTAAATCCCGGAGATTTAAAGGCGGCGATTGAGGGAGTAAAGGCCTTTCAGATGAAAGGAATCAACCTGACTATTCCGCATAAGGTGGAAGTGCTCAGGTATCTCGATGAACTTTCCCCCGCAGCAAGTATTATCGGCGCGGTGAATACGGTAATCAACAGAGAAGGAAAGCTTTACGGCGAAAATACGGACGGTAAGGGCTTTCTGCAATCTTTGGAAGATGAAGGCATCTCTCCGCTGGGGAAACGAATCACAGTGATAGGTGCAGGAGGGGCGGCGAGAGCGGTCGCGGTGGAATGCGCGCTGGCGGGTGCCGAAAAGGTTATAATAATTAACAGAGATGAGGTGCGGGGTAAGGAACTGGTAGATTTGCTGAAAAGCAGGACCAAAGCGCAGACACAGTTTATCCCGTTCATAAAAGGGATGGACATACCGGCGGAGACGGATATTTTGGTGAACGCCACATCCATAGGCCTGTATCCTGACTGTGATAAGAAGCCTGAGATAAATTATGATACGATAACGAGTAAAATGACAGCAGCAGATGTGGTATTTAACGATCCCAATACGAGGTTCCTTGCGGAGGCAGGAAAGAGAGGCGCAAAGGCAATCAACGGCCTTGGAATGCTGGTAAATCAAGGCGCGCTGAATTTCGAGTTATGGACCGGGGTGAAACCGCCGGTGGATGTGATGGTAAGGACATTAAAAGAGGAATTCGATTTGTAA
- a CDS encoding ABC transporter substrate-binding protein, with product MAQEKGFFDEAGLQVTLQSFSSPNDRNAAVQAMSLDAAIGDVMTAAAFADNGIPMKITSDISEDFKILSSPNSGITSMEQLSGKKVSLVPNFILEYIMDEFAAEYGFSYEIVEIPSFSGRSEALMSDQIDGVVFTEPQAGMLVEQGAHLLGSSKEAGIKGGVIMFTEDTITNKPEAVKAFYSAYNAAIDYMNETDASKYSDLLAQYQFPEAIGGYLASQNGTFAYAGAIAEDQFEHIIEWTKNKELIGKSYTYEELTDFSFLP from the coding sequence CTGGCTCAGGAAAAAGGCTTTTTTGACGAGGCCGGTTTACAAGTGACCTTGCAGTCTTTTTCTTCCCCTAACGACCGAAACGCCGCTGTTCAAGCGATGTCTCTGGATGCTGCCATCGGTGATGTTATGACTGCCGCGGCTTTTGCTGATAACGGCATTCCCATGAAAATCACCTCGGATATCAGCGAAGATTTTAAAATACTTTCTTCTCCCAATTCCGGAATTACATCTATGGAACAATTGAGCGGAAAGAAGGTTTCTCTCGTTCCTAACTTTATTTTGGAATATATTATGGATGAGTTTGCCGCCGAATACGGCTTTTCATATGAAATCGTAGAAATCCCTTCCTTCTCAGGAAGATCGGAGGCCTTGATGTCGGATCAAATCGACGGGGTCGTCTTCACGGAGCCGCAGGCCGGAATGCTGGTCGAGCAAGGTGCTCATCTGCTCGGCAGTTCGAAAGAAGCCGGCATAAAAGGCGGTGTCATTATGTTTACTGAAGATACTATCACAAACAAACCGGAAGCGGTAAAAGCATTTTATTCCGCTTACAATGCCGCCATCGATTACATGAACGAAACCGATGCTTCTAAATACAGCGATCTGCTCGCTCAGTACCAGTTCCCGGAAGCGATCGGCGGCTACCTCGCGAGTCAGAACGGAACCTTCGCCTATGCGGGCGCCATTGCTGAGGACCAATTCGAGCATATTATCGAATGGACCAAGAATAAGGAATTAATCGGCAAAAGCTATACCTATGAAGAGCTTACCGACTTTTCCTTTCTTCCATAA